The Leucobacter viscericola sequence CGGAGTGTGCAAGTCTTTGCACCGACCAGCCTCACCTGTCCTCGGAGGGCTCTGGAAGGTTTTTGTTCCACATGTTTCATAAATTGAAGTACCGATCGCAAGTAGCTCCAAAGGTGGAGCCGCGATCCCGAAATCATATTCGTATTCTGCGACCACTCGCACTTGGTGCGGTCGCTCTTTTGGGGTTTTCGGGCCTTACAATCTCAGGTGCAGACCAGGCTCTCGCTGTCACGAACGTGACGAACGGTCGCATTCAGATTGATCAGCCCAACCCGGTCAGTGAAATCACTCTGGCGAATGGGTACCGACAGCAGTATTACTCCCGCACGCTGGGCGGAAAAGCATTCTACGGGAGCGGCGGGTATCCTGTCTTTTTTGATGCGGGGCGAAACAAATCGATCCCGCTTCCGAGCGAAACTCAAGCTTCGGGCGGCACCGGCACTGTCGGCGACCCCTTCTGGTTGGAAACCTCCGGTGTTTTTAGCGACCCGGCATATGCGGGGTCGACATTTACGCAGCGCCTAAGCTACGTGATTGGCACCGAGTACATGCGCAATGACATGACTATCACGAACAACAGCTCCGAAACGCAGAACATTCAGTTTGGTCAGTACGCTGACTGTTTCTTCAACGGGGACGACAACGGAACCAGCCGCGTAGTCTCTGGCCAGATGGTGCAGTGCGTGCAGGGCTCCAAAGCGATGTCGCTGATCGCTGTTACCCCTGGAGCGGCATTTGCAGGCGGGCACTATATTGGTGTCCGCAAAAAGGTTCTCGGTGACTTTGTCGGCACGGCGTCTGCTGACAAGTGCTTCAACTCCAGCTCGCTGGAAATGAATTGCAATACGTATCTCGATAACGGGTTTGGGATGGTCTGGAAGGATCAGATCGCACCAGGATCGACCGTCACGAAGACTGGCTACCTGAGCTATACCGACAAATTGGCGTTTGTGAATCTGACGCCGGAGTCTGCGGTATCTTCGACTTCAGTTCGTCCGAACCAGAATGTCACGTACAAGCTGTCGGTCAAGAACGCTGGCCCCTCAGCATCTGAGGGCACCAAGGTAGCATTTGCACTTCCTGCCGGATTCTCGTACGTGAGCGCGAGTGGAACGGGAAGCTATAACGCTGCAGCAGGCACTTGGGAGATTGGTACGATCGGGATCAACGGCGAGGCCACTATCGAGATCGTCGCGAAAGCTCTGCAGCCCGGTGAATGGACCACGAAAACTACTGCGACCGCATCTGACGGGAT is a genomic window containing:
- a CDS encoding invasin domain 3-containing protein, which encodes MFHKLKYRSQVAPKVEPRSRNHIRILRPLALGAVALLGFSGLTISGADQALAVTNVTNGRIQIDQPNPVSEITLANGYRQQYYSRTLGGKAFYGSGGYPVFFDAGRNKSIPLPSETQASGGTGTVGDPFWLETSGVFSDPAYAGSTFTQRLSYVIGTEYMRNDMTITNNSSETQNIQFGQYADCFFNGDDNGTSRVVSGQMVQCVQGSKAMSLIAVTPGAAFAGGHYIGVRKKVLGDFVGTASADKCFNSSSLEMNCNTYLDNGFGMVWKDQIAPGSTVTKTGYLSYTDKLAFVNLTPESAVSSTSVRPNQNVTYKLSVKNAGPSASEGTKVAFALPAGFSYVSASGTGSYNAAAGTWEIGTIGINGEATIEIVAKALQPGEWTTKTTATASDGIDTAPCQADDSCGSPLTVTVLATGVAANSTITAAPAQLTADGTSQSTITVTAYDAAGDPVGFGGAKVVLATDLGTLSNVKDNGDGTYTATLTSTKSGPATVSVELNDETVPRTALVQFNAGAVATAKYSVTDDVQVVGTGQHTITITLADAHNNPVLGKAGKLTASAAPGLGDGEISAFNATGTPGSTRPQSPPPLRNHKPSQ